In Candidatus Bathyarchaeia archaeon, one DNA window encodes the following:
- a CDS encoding formylmethanofuran--tetrahydromethanopterin N-formyltransferase codes for MVEKKRIEDTYAEAFEGIYCRVIVTADDEETLRKAALHATATPSIVIGRIEGGIEKWLSEKETPDGRRGVVLQFWGGIDPKKPFSESLKKFEIELSYRIRQDILVKPFTSVFDALPKPLGKMDMMERVGHCGDGYEWVETRFGREVIVVPIMVPDFVIERFLGYARGVMGANFWIMCRTKEAVKEAGAKALEAIHKVDGVITPFDICSAGSKPETRYPWIGPTTNHPYCPSLKRRLGKESRVPEGVGYIPEIVINGTSLEAVKEAMKAGIEAALTVKDVVKISAGNYGGKLGEFKIYLRELFP; via the coding sequence TTGGTTGAGAAAAAACGTATAGAGGATACTTACGCCGAAGCCTTTGAGGGCATCTATTGCCGCGTTATAGTGACAGCGGATGACGAAGAAACATTGCGGAAGGCTGCTCTGCATGCAACTGCCACGCCATCCATAGTTATAGGCAGAATTGAGGGTGGAATAGAAAAGTGGCTAAGCGAGAAGGAAACTCCAGATGGACGCAGGGGTGTGGTGCTCCAGTTTTGGGGAGGCATAGATCCTAAAAAGCCGTTCTCAGAGTCTCTCAAAAAGTTTGAAATTGAACTCTCCTATAGGATAAGGCAGGACATCCTTGTTAAGCCCTTCACATCTGTTTTTGATGCTTTACCAAAACCGTTGGGCAAGATGGACATGATGGAGCGGGTTGGCCACTGTGGAGACGGCTATGAGTGGGTGGAAACCCGTTTCGGCCGCGAGGTAATCGTTGTGCCAATAATGGTTCCAGACTTTGTGATAGAGAGATTCCTTGGATATGCTAGAGGCGTTATGGGCGCCAACTTCTGGATAATGTGCAGAACGAAAGAGGCTGTTAAAGAGGCTGGTGCAAAGGCGCTAGAGGCCATCCACAAGGTTGATGGCGTCATAACCCCCTTTGATATCTGCTCTGCTGGCTCGAAGCCTGAAACCCGCTATCCATGGATAGGCCCAACAACAAATCATCCCTATTGTCCCTCGCTGAAGAGGCGTTTAGGCAAAGAATCAAGAGTCCCAGAGGGTGTTGGGTATATTCCAGAAATCGTGATCAACGGCACCTCGCTTGAAGCCGTCAAGGAGGCCATGAAAGCTGGAATAGAGGCGGCCTTAACCGTTAAGGACGTCGTTAAGATTTCCGCTGGAAACTATGGCGGAAAACTCGGCGAATTCAAGATTTATCTGCGTGAGTTGTTCCCATGA
- a CDS encoding haloacid dehalogenase-like hydrolase produces the protein MISRYDDVLADVLKRPGYKAGDTLKLILPFLKAYGVTDRKMRVFSAKTLVLMPKVKETLEFVMKESVDTFIVSTSYEHYIRTLCRAIEFPFENTYCTKVEINKYKLNEKERVRLKLLAAEIAKMPIIEIPPNAKTLEDFPEEYRRVVQRLDEIFWEEIANMSIGRIFSEVNPVGGREKAEAVRHIIEQLGLDLSDVVYVGDSITDVEAFRLVRRGGGLTISFNGNEYAVREAEIAVMADKALVNAVLFAIFCKQGREGVLRLAESWNASEIKRLGINPKLKAAFLESHSGKTPMVKVVKKENMDRLIMESTAFRKSVRGEAIGRLG, from the coding sequence GTGATAAGCCGATATGATGACGTGTTGGCAGATGTTCTGAAAAGACCCGGATATAAGGCTGGTGACACCTTAAAGCTGATACTGCCATTCCTCAAGGCCTACGGCGTAACAGACAGAAAAATGCGGGTTTTTTCGGCTAAAACCCTTGTTTTGATGCCAAAAGTTAAAGAAACTTTGGAATTTGTAATGAAAGAAAGCGTGGATACCTTCATAGTGAGCACAAGCTACGAGCATTATATAAGGACGTTGTGCCGCGCCATAGAATTCCCATTCGAAAACACCTACTGTACAAAAGTCGAAATCAACAAGTACAAACTGAACGAGAAGGAGAGGGTTAGGCTTAAACTGTTGGCAGCAGAGATAGCGAAAATGCCAATAATTGAGATCCCTCCGAATGCAAAAACCCTTGAAGACTTTCCAGAGGAGTATAGGCGGGTCGTCCAGCGTTTAGACGAAATCTTCTGGGAGGAAATTGCCAACATGAGCATAGGAAGAATTTTCAGCGAAGTCAATCCTGTTGGTGGGCGTGAAAAGGCTGAAGCGGTTAGGCATATAATTGAACAGTTGGGTTTAGACCTCTCAGATGTTGTTTACGTTGGCGACAGCATAACAGACGTTGAAGCCTTTAGGCTTGTCCGCCGAGGGGGTGGTTTAACCATATCCTTCAACGGCAACGAATACGCTGTAAGAGAAGCGGAAATCGCCGTAATGGCTGACAAAGCCCTTGTCAACGCAGTGCTGTTTGCCATCTTCTGTAAACAAGGCAGAGAAGGCGTGTTAAGACTTGCAGAATCCTGGAATGCCAGCGAAATCAAAAGGCTCGGAATAAATCCGAAACTAAAGGCAGCCTTTCTCGAATCGCACAGCGGAAAAACGCCAATGGTTAAGGTCGTAAAAAAAGAAAACATGGACAGGCTAATAATGGAAAGCACGGCCTTCCGAAAAAGTGTTAGAGGTGAGGCAATAGGGCGGTTAGGATGA
- a CDS encoding phosphoribosylglycinamide synthetase C domain-containing protein translates to MVEKVGVLVVSYGAREVAMVDAFTRSINYHVEVYVADKQRNPFNVKKAVQHVVIPDLNVEDICKFVKAHKDRIDFGIIGPEKPIIEGVRDVVEERTGIPMICPMRKYAIEASKVQQRLLFQETVPKVNPRFKIFKPEDFKTREDAKKALYEWLDELNNLAVVKPDKPAAGKGVGVWGDHFTTREQLFEHFWENLKHGAVIVEEKIEGEESSFQAFCDGKHLVPLPETRDYKRAFDGDRGPNTGGMGSYKDAGEILPFMTKADREKEIAIVNRVFEKLKSGDNKGLLGMPFYVAFMHTGKQPKILENNSRPGDPEIINILPILKDDFVDVCFRILEGNLTRIEVEKKATVVTYKVPPSYGGFEEAFPERVNRAEVGTPVDLTKAYELNRKYGDNIRVYPASMELRNGEVYALKSRAVCVVGVSESIETARNISLEGINAIRGGALWYRTDIASREHIEKSIRHMEELRKRK, encoded by the coding sequence TTGGTTGAGAAGGTCGGCGTGCTTGTCGTCTCTTATGGGGCTCGAGAAGTCGCCATGGTTGATGCCTTCACAAGAAGCATCAATTATCATGTTGAGGTTTATGTGGCGGATAAGCAGCGAAACCCTTTCAACGTGAAGAAGGCGGTTCAACATGTTGTCATACCAGACTTGAATGTGGAGGACATCTGCAAGTTCGTCAAGGCTCACAAGGACAGAATAGACTTTGGAATCATCGGACCGGAAAAGCCCATAATCGAGGGGGTTCGCGATGTCGTGGAGGAGCGTACGGGCATACCCATGATTTGCCCAATGAGGAAGTATGCTATAGAAGCCAGCAAGGTCCAACAACGCCTACTCTTTCAGGAAACCGTTCCGAAGGTTAACCCGCGTTTTAAAATTTTTAAACCAGAAGACTTTAAGACAAGAGAGGACGCCAAAAAAGCTCTTTATGAATGGCTCGATGAGCTTAACAATTTGGCAGTTGTGAAGCCGGACAAGCCTGCGGCTGGGAAAGGCGTAGGTGTGTGGGGCGACCACTTCACTACCCGCGAGCAACTTTTCGAACACTTTTGGGAAAACTTGAAGCATGGCGCCGTCATAGTGGAAGAGAAAATCGAGGGGGAGGAATCCAGCTTCCAAGCCTTCTGTGACGGCAAACATTTGGTGCCACTGCCGGAGACTCGGGACTACAAACGCGCCTTTGACGGTGACAGGGGACCAAACACTGGTGGAATGGGCTCATACAAGGATGCGGGAGAAATTTTGCCCTTCATGACGAAGGCAGATCGGGAAAAGGAAATTGCCATAGTGAATAGGGTTTTTGAGAAGTTGAAAAGCGGCGACAATAAGGGATTGCTGGGAATGCCTTTCTATGTGGCGTTTATGCATACGGGAAAACAACCTAAAATTCTCGAAAACAACAGTCGCCCAGGGGACCCAGAAATAATAAACATCTTGCCGATTTTAAAGGATGATTTTGTGGATGTATGCTTCAGAATTCTTGAAGGAAACCTAACCCGCATAGAGGTTGAGAAAAAGGCAACGGTTGTAACCTATAAGGTGCCGCCAAGCTACGGCGGGTTTGAAGAGGCTTTTCCAGAACGTGTTAACAGGGCGGAAGTTGGCACTCCAGTGGACTTGACAAAAGCGTACGAGTTGAACAGAAAGTATGGCGACAACATCCGCGTTTATCCAGCCTCCATGGAGCTTCGAAACGGTGAAGTGTACGCCTTGAAGTCTCGGGCTGTATGCGTCGTCGGCGTGAGCGAAAGCATAGAAACAGCCAGAAACATTTCTCTGGAGGGGATAAACGCCATAAGAGGTGGAGCCCTTTGGTATAGGACAGACATAGCCTCAAGAGAACACATAGAAAAAAGCATCCGCCACATGGAGGAACTTCGAAAACGGAAATAA
- a CDS encoding amidophosphoribosyltransferase gives MEQLKIACGVFGALSLKRQPVFPYIYWGLRAQNHRGHQSHGFLTYLDGEFYVYRSLDLVPKIRASAIHEWFGRLPGHIGVGNVRYTTSGRTDEKSLLAGTQPVVASKNGFKLAISFNGNVVNTFQLKREICKDFPGFTYECDAELICHKLVIELAKRKSLEEAVEVCMKEIDGAFSVAGITKEGRFFAFKDPHGIRPLCAGYSPDKDVYAFSSESVGLDINGFLREFELEPGELVTVSEKGFERRNVVKGSRAFCAFEFAYFARPDSIFNDKHVYEIREEFGRNLVREYPDIVKDADIVISMPETGDDAAFGVHEESGLRWERATRRHRYVTERAFILLEKERYTTIDKKINILASKVKDKKVIVVDDSIVRGDTTKVTIEKLRKMGAKKVYIFVTFPRIIGPCFYGIDMATYSQLIGAKHTPDEIAKVLGADAVCYQSIEGFVRATGFGKDELCLGCLTGKYPTPLAQKIADEMKKRFLEGLEETGRLYEIPELFGES, from the coding sequence ATGGAACAGCTCAAGATAGCGTGTGGTGTCTTTGGCGCTTTAAGCCTCAAGCGGCAACCCGTATTTCCCTACATTTATTGGGGTTTGAGGGCGCAAAATCATAGAGGCCACCAGTCTCACGGTTTCCTGACATATTTGGATGGCGAATTTTATGTTTATAGAAGCTTGGATCTCGTCCCGAAGATAAGGGCGAGCGCCATTCATGAGTGGTTTGGACGTTTACCAGGGCACATCGGAGTCGGAAATGTTAGATACACAACTTCCGGGAGAACTGATGAAAAATCGCTTTTAGCTGGAACACAGCCCGTGGTGGCGTCGAAAAACGGTTTCAAACTTGCTATTTCTTTCAACGGAAACGTCGTCAACACCTTCCAGCTTAAAAGGGAAATATGCAAGGATTTTCCAGGCTTTACTTATGAATGTGACGCTGAGCTTATATGCCATAAATTGGTGATTGAGCTGGCAAAACGAAAAAGCCTAGAAGAAGCCGTTGAGGTGTGCATGAAAGAAATTGATGGAGCTTTTTCAGTGGCTGGAATAACCAAGGAGGGAAGGTTTTTTGCCTTCAAAGACCCCCATGGAATAAGGCCGCTATGTGCTGGCTATAGTCCGGATAAAGATGTTTACGCCTTTTCATCCGAAAGTGTAGGTTTGGACATTAATGGTTTCCTGAGGGAATTTGAGCTGGAGCCCGGCGAACTGGTAACGGTTTCGGAGAAAGGCTTTGAAAGAAGAAATGTGGTTAAGGGCAGCAGGGCTTTCTGTGCTTTTGAATTTGCCTACTTCGCTAGACCGGATTCCATTTTTAACGATAAGCATGTCTACGAGATCCGTGAGGAATTTGGCAGAAACCTTGTTAGGGAGTATCCCGACATCGTAAAGGATGCGGATATAGTGATTTCTATGCCTGAAACAGGAGACGATGCGGCTTTTGGAGTGCACGAGGAATCTGGTTTACGGTGGGAAAGAGCTACTAGAAGACATCGTTATGTGACAGAGCGCGCCTTCATCCTCCTTGAAAAGGAACGGTACACCACCATAGACAAGAAGATTAACATTTTGGCTTCCAAGGTTAAGGATAAAAAAGTCATAGTAGTGGACGACAGCATCGTAAGAGGAGACACTACAAAAGTTACAATTGAAAAGCTCCGCAAAATGGGCGCTAAGAAAGTTTACATTTTTGTGACTTTTCCGCGCATAATTGGGCCGTGCTTTTATGGGATAGACATGGCAACTTACAGTCAGCTCATAGGTGCCAAGCATACACCAGACGAAATAGCCAAGGTTTTGGGGGCGGATGCCGTCTGCTACCAGTCCATTGAGGGATTTGTAAGGGCAACGGGCTTCGGAAAAGACGAATTATGTCTGGGATGTTTGACTGGCAAGTATCCAACACCATTAGCCCAAAAGATTGCCGATGAAATGAAGAAAAGGTTTCTGGAGGGCCTTGAAGAGACCGGGAGGCTTTACGAGATTCCAGAGCTTTTTGGCGAAAGTTAG